One window of Thiomicrorhabdus lithotrophica genomic DNA carries:
- a CDS encoding ATP-binding protein — translation MKQQKTLLIIGAGFEQVPAIKMAKLMGHKVVVTDLNPQAAGVKFADDFGLVSTNDKQGNLIFAQQQKIDGVMTLGSELAVPVVAFVCEQLNLPGLSSETALKATNKNVMHEAFIAGGVPTPHSNKINQLSELQEFVESNGWPVVVKPSDSSGQRGIGIFHEGGDLAFALKDAVKYSSDGYAIVENYIDGPEINVTAAVQDGEIEFLSFSHRVTASSPHFGIAIEHRAPVAISSERLNQVKLAAIKAIKAIGLTNGIAYPQIISSVDRGAQVLEIAARIPGGYMREVALVLSGIDMIEVAIRQALNESLSLSEYAKNQPSEAVVVKFYTQLDLGEGVEKITRIAGFDEVITRPGVFLANCRLKALDTVPPLESSTARFGALIVRADSSEEVQTRLQEAMAAVEVL, via the coding sequence ATGAAACAGCAAAAAACATTACTGATTATTGGTGCAGGGTTTGAACAAGTTCCTGCAATAAAGATGGCCAAATTAATGGGCCATAAAGTGGTTGTTACTGATTTAAACCCTCAAGCCGCTGGTGTAAAGTTCGCCGATGATTTTGGTTTGGTTAGCACCAATGATAAACAGGGTAATCTGATTTTTGCTCAGCAGCAGAAAATTGATGGCGTGATGACTTTAGGTTCTGAACTTGCGGTGCCAGTGGTTGCATTTGTTTGTGAACAACTAAATCTTCCTGGTCTCTCATCTGAGACGGCTTTAAAAGCTACCAATAAAAACGTTATGCATGAAGCGTTCATTGCTGGCGGCGTTCCTACGCCACATTCTAATAAAATTAACCAGCTGTCTGAGTTGCAAGAATTTGTCGAGTCAAATGGTTGGCCGGTTGTTGTTAAACCGAGCGATAGTAGTGGGCAGCGCGGTATCGGGATTTTTCATGAGGGTGGGGATTTAGCCTTTGCATTAAAAGATGCTGTTAAATATTCATCAGATGGCTATGCCATTGTTGAGAATTATATTGATGGACCAGAAATTAATGTCACAGCAGCCGTTCAAGATGGAGAAATTGAATTTTTATCGTTTTCACATCGTGTCACAGCTTCGTCACCACACTTTGGAATTGCTATAGAGCATAGAGCGCCTGTTGCAATTAGCTCTGAAAGACTTAATCAAGTGAAGCTGGCGGCAATTAAAGCAATAAAAGCGATTGGTTTAACCAATGGTATTGCTTATCCACAAATTATTTCTTCTGTTGATAGAGGGGCGCAAGTCTTAGAAATTGCGGCGCGTATTCCTGGTGGTTACATGCGTGAAGTAGCTTTGGTATTAAGTGGTATCGATATGATTGAAGTGGCAATTAGACAAGCTCTAAATGAATCTTTATCGTTGAGTGAGTATGCCAAAAACCAACCAAGTGAAGCGGTCGTTGTAAAATTTTATACACAGCTTGATCTGGGAGAAGGGGTGGAGAAAATTACTCGGATAGCTGGATTTGATGAAGTAATTACCAGGCCTGGTGTGTTTTTAGCGAACTGTCGTCTTAAAGCACTGGATACAGTACCCCCTTTAGAAAGTTCTACCGCTCGTTTTGGTGCATTGATTGTTCGTGCGGACTCTTCTGAAGAGGTGCAAACTCGCTTACAAGAGGCAATGGCTGCGGTGGAGGTGTTATGA
- the pseI gene encoding pseudaminic acid synthase: MSLFIIAEMSANHNNDYELACETIRQIATTGADAVKIQTFKAESLALNVDNEYFGPKTAGAWKGWRPWDLYQKAAMPYEWQAKLKTLAESLGLVFFSSPFDLEGVDFLEELKVPMYKIASFEINDIPLIEKVALTGKPIIMSTGVATLEDIELAVKTCLDVGNTDITLLKCTSEYPAKIEDANLKTLLDLKVRFNVKVGLSDHTMGSMLPIVAVSLGAEVIEKHFIVDRSLGGLDSAFSMETSEFKQMVEDAHAAQRALGQVSYQKTEFDHSRKRSLFASQDIAAGEHLSKDNIKSLRPNVGLEPKHFKSLLGKVAATSIKKGQPITFNLLV, from the coding sequence ATGAGTTTATTTATCATCGCTGAAATGTCTGCTAATCATAATAATGATTATGAATTGGCATGTGAAACGATTCGTCAAATAGCAACCACGGGTGCTGATGCCGTTAAAATTCAAACGTTTAAAGCAGAGTCTTTAGCTTTAAATGTTGATAATGAATACTTTGGACCAAAAACGGCAGGCGCGTGGAAGGGATGGCGACCTTGGGATTTGTATCAAAAAGCAGCCATGCCATATGAATGGCAAGCAAAATTAAAAACCTTAGCTGAAAGTTTAGGACTTGTATTTTTTTCAAGCCCTTTTGATTTAGAAGGTGTCGACTTTCTAGAAGAACTTAAAGTGCCGATGTATAAAATTGCATCGTTTGAAATAAATGATATTCCACTCATTGAAAAAGTAGCTTTAACAGGTAAGCCAATTATTATGTCAACAGGGGTGGCAACCTTAGAGGATATTGAACTTGCGGTGAAAACTTGTTTGGATGTTGGTAATACTGATATCACTCTACTTAAGTGTACTTCTGAATACCCAGCTAAAATTGAAGATGCTAACTTAAAAACGCTTTTGGATTTAAAGGTTCGTTTTAACGTTAAGGTTGGTTTATCAGACCACACAATGGGTTCTATGTTGCCGATAGTCGCTGTAAGTTTAGGTGCCGAAGTCATTGAGAAACACTTTATTGTAGATCGAAGTTTAGGCGGTTTGGACTCTGCATTCTCGATGGAAACCTCAGAGTTTAAACAGATGGTCGAAGATGCACATGCCGCTCAAAGGGCTTTAGGGCAAGTCAGTTATCAAAAAACTGAGTTCGACCATTCTCGTAAACGTTCATTGTTTGCATCTCAGGATATTGCCGCTGGCGAGCATCTTTCAAAAGATAATATTAAGTCATTAAGGCCCAATGTCGGCCTAGAGCCGAAACACTTCAAAAGCCTTCTAGGAAAAGTTGCGGCCACTTCGATTAAAAAGGGCCAACCAATTACATTCAATTTATTGGTCTAA
- a CDS encoding motility associated factor glycosyltransferase family protein: MQGITLSDVQENKFGEKYFSEINHLAFETLSSDVIFNKLYSNLLDKEEHLYIIVGTDSGLLFKHFQNKELPKNLKLIFVEFSEVIQATGLLESGTELWEGNVRLVTPDFNFGRIGSAFNSYVLRRKIDLIKSLGVIDAQSNSAYRELWTQMEVAFNAFRRSEFNAQSTRVFEIERVLNAADNIIPVRELANTLQGRDVVVLGGGPTLDDSIDWLRENQHRLVIFAAARIAKRLINESIVADFYVTVDPFDWSFDNSKSVMACADESVLIHSFHAQHKIVSQWNGLATFSGARYGWKVEGELPNIETPGPTVTNSAMHIACSLGANRVFLSGIDFCFAHGLTHESGSEEAKVADTFGFNTRAKLEDNAGNLTETSDDFYGAWQSMESSVKLYQAARKIDIFNLGLHSAKIKGVEYISCEDVTFQKEDKIDLTQLVRDKLKLSVEDKFDFAKKTVKDLQVQLKRFSKLQKLAHDGHSVAGKLYDEKTLEPRDKQMIRVQKLRKKIDNLVAEDGDMIMNYQAKFFYDSFKPVEDESNMSPKEIEEQLKAFFSGVEKLSEHFVDAIKDGIKRAELRRDELSQKVLPSALFSQWEKWHEFGRSEQWLKWHPDTELNSEEQAVLDKALKNYQNEYEKQDHNYSNRVQKRISNVSTLLTRAEKAYDNKDIEELNGLIKHSKTLDAAKESQKQSFIFLLEGMLDEILDKPESAMQSYLQVEMPSLRHKALKRALTHFMNTKNYEQSMLVLEQLCSFSLEYMVPYSDMLNMMGQKISAAQILQMYLTQHPEHYAIQNKMAQLLMDLGETEAALATANFVLENEPTDKTALHIKQELSIV; the protein is encoded by the coding sequence ATGCAAGGAATTACTCTTTCTGACGTACAAGAAAATAAATTTGGTGAGAAATACTTTAGTGAAATTAACCACTTAGCTTTCGAGACGCTTTCTTCTGATGTCATTTTCAATAAACTATATTCAAATTTGCTAGATAAAGAAGAACACCTATACATTATAGTTGGTACTGATTCAGGTCTGTTATTTAAGCACTTTCAAAATAAAGAGCTACCTAAAAATCTCAAACTAATTTTTGTTGAGTTTTCTGAGGTAATTCAAGCGACAGGGTTGCTAGAATCGGGTACAGAGCTTTGGGAAGGTAACGTCCGTTTAGTCACGCCTGATTTTAATTTTGGTCGTATTGGTTCAGCTTTTAACTCCTATGTCTTGCGCCGTAAGATAGATTTAATAAAGTCTCTTGGTGTTATTGATGCACAGTCTAATTCTGCATATAGAGAGTTGTGGACGCAGATGGAAGTAGCCTTTAACGCTTTTAGGCGGAGTGAATTTAATGCTCAAAGTACACGTGTTTTTGAAATCGAGCGTGTTTTAAATGCTGCAGACAATATCATTCCTGTCAGAGAACTTGCCAATACATTACAAGGTCGTGATGTTGTGGTCTTAGGTGGCGGTCCAACCTTGGATGATTCTATTGATTGGTTGCGTGAAAATCAACACCGTTTGGTCATATTTGCTGCAGCCCGAATTGCGAAACGTTTAATCAATGAATCAATTGTTGCGGATTTTTATGTCACGGTTGACCCATTTGATTGGAGTTTTGATAACTCGAAAAGCGTTATGGCCTGTGCCGATGAAAGCGTTTTAATCCATAGTTTTCATGCTCAGCATAAAATTGTCAGTCAATGGAATGGTCTTGCAACCTTCTCTGGTGCTCGTTACGGCTGGAAGGTTGAAGGAGAATTGCCAAATATTGAAACTCCTGGCCCAACGGTGACTAATTCAGCAATGCATATTGCTTGTTCATTAGGTGCTAATAGAGTTTTTCTTTCCGGCATTGACTTTTGTTTTGCACATGGTCTAACGCATGAATCGGGCAGTGAAGAAGCGAAAGTTGCAGATACCTTTGGTTTTAATACACGCGCTAAGCTTGAAGATAATGCTGGTAATCTGACTGAAACCAGTGATGATTTCTACGGTGCTTGGCAGTCAATGGAGAGTTCCGTAAAACTATATCAAGCTGCTAGAAAAATTGATATTTTTAACCTGGGTTTGCATTCGGCAAAAATTAAAGGGGTTGAATATATCTCTTGTGAAGATGTGACCTTTCAAAAAGAAGATAAAATTGATTTAACGCAATTAGTTAGAGACAAGCTTAAATTGAGTGTTGAGGATAAATTTGATTTTGCAAAAAAAACGGTCAAAGATTTACAAGTTCAATTGAAACGTTTTAGTAAGCTACAGAAGCTAGCTCATGATGGTCATAGTGTTGCGGGTAAGCTTTACGATGAAAAAACGTTAGAACCACGTGATAAACAGATGATACGTGTTCAGAAGTTGAGAAAAAAAATTGATAACCTGGTTGCTGAAGATGGTGACATGATTATGAATTATCAAGCTAAGTTTTTTTACGACTCATTTAAACCCGTTGAAGATGAATCAAATATGTCTCCTAAGGAGATTGAGGAGCAACTTAAAGCCTTTTTTAGTGGAGTTGAAAAACTTTCTGAACATTTTGTCGATGCCATTAAAGATGGTATCAAGCGTGCCGAATTACGACGAGATGAATTGAGTCAAAAAGTATTGCCTTCTGCTTTATTTTCACAGTGGGAAAAATGGCATGAATTCGGACGTTCAGAGCAGTGGTTAAAGTGGCATCCTGATACAGAATTGAATTCTGAAGAGCAAGCTGTTCTGGATAAGGCTTTAAAGAATTATCAAAATGAATATGAAAAACAAGATCATAACTATAGCAATCGAGTTCAAAAAAGAATCAGTAATGTCTCTACCCTTTTGACGAGGGCTGAAAAAGCTTATGACAACAAAGATATCGAAGAGCTTAATGGGTTGATTAAGCATTCGAAGACCCTGGATGCAGCGAAAGAGTCACAGAAACAGTCATTCATATTTTTGCTGGAAGGTATGCTTGATGAGATTTTAGACAAGCCAGAATCGGCAATGCAAAGTTATTTGCAAGTTGAAATGCCAAGTTTAAGACATAAGGCTTTAAAACGAGCTTTAACGCATTTTATGAATACTAAGAATTATGAGCAAAGCATGTTAGTTTTGGAGCAGTTATGTAGTTTTTCTTTGGAATACATGGTTCCATATTCTGACATGCTTAATATGATGGGGCAAAAAATCTCTGCTGCTCAAATCTTGCAAATGTATCTAACGCAGCACCCAGAACATTATGCTATTCAGAATAAAATGGCGCAATTATTGATGGATCTTGGTGAGACTGAGGCGGCCTTAGCCACAGCGAATTTTGTCTTAGAGAATGAACCCACGGATAAGACTGCATTGCATATTAAGCAAGAGCTTAGCATAGTTTAA
- a CDS encoding flagellin N-terminal helical domain-containing protein, whose amino-acid sequence MAMVINTNMASLNAVRMLNGTQNAQQSAMERLTSGLRINTAADDAAGLAVATGMTTQIRGTDMALRNANDGVGLLQTLDGASEEVVSMFQRMRELGIQALNGTYNWENRKQMDLEFTQLQNEIQRISDTTKFNGMNIMNASSFSALTAASVFPAASVGFSIPLSGMKLHIGWEAESLNQMKIPLMNFSTLSAINTAAFGLAASGSSDYTANVSFIRSTLNRVDTAISVLKTMRASWGALQNRLEYTISNLQNVQENIEASRSRIMDADFATESANLARTQVLQQAGMSMLSQANQQSQQVLQLLQ is encoded by the coding sequence ATGGCAATGGTAATTAATACAAATATGGCATCTTTGAATGCTGTTCGAATGTTAAATGGAACACAAAACGCACAACAAAGCGCGATGGAACGTTTAACAAGTGGTTTACGAATCAATACAGCCGCAGATGATGCAGCTGGATTAGCAGTTGCAACAGGTATGACTACACAAATTCGTGGTACAGATATGGCGTTGCGAAATGCTAACGATGGTGTTGGATTATTGCAAACCTTGGACGGTGCTTCAGAAGAAGTGGTAAGTATGTTTCAAAGAATGCGAGAGCTTGGTATACAGGCATTGAACGGAACCTACAACTGGGAAAACCGTAAGCAGATGGATTTGGAATTTACACAGTTACAGAATGAGATTCAAAGAATTTCTGATACGACTAAATTCAATGGCATGAATATTATGAATGCTTCCAGCTTTTCGGCTTTAACTGCAGCATCGGTTTTTCCAGCGGCTTCGGTTGGTTTTAGTATTCCTCTTTCAGGTATGAAGTTACACATTGGGTGGGAGGCTGAAAGTCTTAACCAAATGAAGATTCCATTAATGAATTTTTCAACGCTTTCAGCGATTAATACTGCGGCGTTTGGTTTAGCAGCATCAGGATCTTCTGATTATACCGCTAATGTTAGCTTTATAAGATCTACCCTAAATAGAGTGGATACCGCTATTTCTGTATTAAAGACAATGCGTGCTTCTTGGGGTGCTTTGCAGAACCGTTTGGAATATACGATTTCCAACTTGCAAAATGTGCAAGAAAATATTGAAGCCTCAAGATCGCGAATTATGGATGCTGATTTCGCTACAGAAAGTGCCAACTTAGCAAGAACACAGGTTCTGCAACAAGCAGGAATGAGTATGTTAAGCCAGGCAAACCAACAATCACAACAAGTTTTGCAGTTGCTGCAATAA
- a CDS encoding flagellin N-terminal helical domain-containing protein: MAMVINTNMAALNAQNSLASTSKMQSQSMERLTSGLRINGASDDAAGLAVATGMSTQIRGTDQAIRNANDGMGLLQTADGASEEVVSMLQRMRELGIQSMNGTYNYDNRKQMDLEFNQLQKEIQRVADTTKFNGLNIMNASSFSVYTAGSVVSAAGLGFSTGMSGLKLQVGWETDSANTMKIALMNFSSLSAIGANITIYASGASAFSANVSMAKSAIAAIDNGLSAIKMMRAGWGSLQNRLDYTVSNLTNVNENITASRSRIEDADFAKESANLARTQVLQQAGMSMLSQANANSQNVLSLLR; encoded by the coding sequence ATGGCAATGGTAATCAACACAAATATGGCGGCTTTGAATGCCCAAAACTCTTTGGCGTCAACGTCTAAAATGCAAAGCCAGTCAATGGAACGATTGACTTCTGGTTTGAGAATTAACGGAGCATCTGATGATGCGGCGGGACTTGCAGTAGCAACGGGTATGAGTACCCAAATTCGAGGTACTGATCAAGCGATTCGTAACGCGAATGATGGTATGGGACTGTTGCAAACTGCTGATGGAGCCTCGGAAGAAGTGGTTAGCATGTTGCAACGTATGCGTGAACTTGGCATTCAGTCAATGAACGGTACCTATAACTATGATAACCGTAAACAAATGGACTTAGAGTTCAACCAGCTACAAAAAGAAATTCAGCGTGTTGCTGATACCACTAAGTTTAATGGTTTAAATATTATGAATGCCTCTAGTTTCTCCGTTTACACGGCAGGATCTGTAGTAAGTGCGGCAGGATTAGGTTTTAGTACTGGTATGAGTGGGCTAAAGCTCCAAGTTGGTTGGGAAACTGACAGTGCTAACACTATGAAAATTGCTTTGATGAACTTTTCATCATTATCAGCAATTGGCGCTAATATCACTATTTATGCTAGTGGTGCATCAGCGTTTAGTGCAAACGTATCTATGGCTAAATCAGCTATTGCAGCAATTGATAATGGATTGTCGGCAATTAAAATGATGCGTGCTGGCTGGGGTTCTTTACAGAACCGTCTAGACTATACTGTATCTAACTTGACGAATGTTAATGAAAATATTACAGCTTCTAGATCTCGAATTGAAGATGCTGATTTCGCTAAAGAAAGTGCAAACTTAGCTAGAACACAAGTTTTACAACAAGCGGGTATGAGTATGTTGTCTCAAGCCAATGCTAATTCACAAAATGTTCTCTCTTTATTGAGATAA
- a CDS encoding flagellar protein FlaG, with protein sequence MDVNSVNPLASSQGVKSTAELNEPTNLKVITESSAVAPKSDTQKESTEVLKAQADSLNNVLSQLGQTVTFDVDESTQYSVVKVVDKTTDEIIKQYPNEGSLQMMKNIQDYLDSVQKTGSSSKEGLTGTLFNEII encoded by the coding sequence ATGGATGTTAATTCAGTAAACCCACTAGCTTCTAGTCAAGGGGTTAAATCAACTGCAGAGTTGAATGAACCGACTAATCTAAAAGTTATAACTGAATCATCAGCCGTCGCTCCAAAATCAGATACTCAGAAAGAATCAACAGAAGTATTAAAAGCCCAAGCAGATTCATTGAATAATGTCTTGAGCCAGCTTGGTCAAACGGTTACTTTTGATGTGGATGAAAGCACTCAGTATTCTGTGGTGAAAGTAGTTGATAAAACGACGGATGAAATTATTAAACAGTACCCAAATGAAGGATCTTTGCAGATGATGAAAAACATCCAAGATTATCTCGATTCGGTACAAAAAACAGGTTCATCAAGTAAAGAAGGTTTGACAGGTACCTTATTCAATGAAATCATATAG
- a CDS encoding flagellar protein FlaG, with product MNEITSIQPNNLIKPSYGKPEKPITSSDFKEVNNQNLQQEIASEKTDFSKLKNQEVDGQIDVAELDSQMASLNSQLQKLQNYLKFERDEDSNRMVIFIKDSETDEIIRQIPTEDFLNISKSITQYLDVNKQISEKVSPPVGMFTNETV from the coding sequence ATGAACGAAATAACGAGCATACAACCTAATAACTTGATTAAACCATCTTATGGTAAGCCTGAAAAACCCATCACCTCCAGTGACTTTAAGGAGGTAAATAATCAGAATTTGCAGCAAGAAATTGCAAGCGAAAAAACTGATTTTAGCAAACTAAAGAATCAAGAGGTTGATGGCCAAATTGACGTTGCTGAGTTAGATAGCCAAATGGCAAGTCTTAATTCTCAGCTGCAGAAACTTCAAAACTATTTGAAGTTTGAAAGAGATGAAGATTCCAATCGAATGGTGATTTTTATCAAAGACAGTGAAACTGATGAGATTATTCGTCAGATTCCTACAGAGGACTTTTTAAATATATCTAAAAGCATTACTCAGTATTTAGATGTGAATAAACAAATCTCTGAAAAAGTTTCACCGCCCGTTGGTATGTTTACCAATGAAACTGTATAA
- the fliD gene encoding flagellar filament capping protein FliD produces the protein MNEIGNTLLNSLTNSTFDIGNMSKALAEAEVAGPRAIIERNQDKASTEVDAFAYLELNLNAFKSYVTDLSNPETFLSKSASSSNESVVSVTANNSVSEGSYQIESKQMALFHTQVANKSFASPYETLSTGTLDITVGGQVQSITVDASNNTVEGLQKYINNGDYGVNASVINNGGSYQLMFTSKQQGSAGEVSISGLTEFDTEGLTTTAEAQDAVMVINGLSVSNSSNTFDDVIEGLSFKLNSVSIGQTNTVSISNDTEAAVESIKSFVDVYNQLDTILDEISSYDTSDLTDEQLDSEEYQYYGDLAGNSSLKQVRSSITEALSGAIDEISGNYNSLISIGIKRTLDGELELDESVLNDIAVNNFEALSGLFAKGGSSDDGQINFLSSTENTITGGYQLDITQLAERASVTGNLATVSSDERVSGDRVTDPTAVLSVESGASLDVTIGGVNQSIDLSALANTYSSKDEVALAIQGALDTAFGGSVATFNYDVSQSRFELSANAGQGAVVINSATGLSNQGFDIGKTYSGEGLITLGASSFDIKVDDAEVTSINLAGDRYTLSELARVMTESINNNTTVKESGNSVTVSENAGALTMASNRFGGFSKVELTNISASLADSGFSADISDAGQSVDGTITTASGTLNVGAYADSLDGRIINISDFAIINGEAAEVRGLKFEVLGGQYDGGGALITDRGELNFAKGFGSRLEDAITGFFDEDTGIIARRVDSLSEKLEIYKEKATDLDARYEKLELKYQMQFSMLQALLSSSEATRNQLAAQFSNNNN, from the coding sequence ATGAACGAAATAGGCAATACACTCCTAAATAGTTTGACAAACAGCACATTTGATATAGGTAATATGTCTAAAGCTCTAGCAGAGGCAGAAGTTGCCGGCCCTAGAGCGATTATTGAGCGTAATCAAGATAAAGCAAGCACCGAAGTTGATGCCTTTGCTTATTTAGAATTAAATTTAAACGCCTTTAAAAGCTATGTTACTGATTTGTCGAATCCAGAGACTTTTTTATCTAAAAGCGCAAGCTCATCAAATGAGTCGGTTGTATCAGTTACCGCGAATAATTCAGTCTCAGAGGGCTCATATCAGATTGAATCTAAGCAGATGGCGCTTTTTCACACTCAAGTGGCCAATAAATCATTCGCATCGCCTTATGAAACCTTATCAACAGGTACTCTTGATATTACTGTCGGCGGACAAGTTCAATCTATTACTGTGGATGCATCTAATAATACGGTTGAAGGACTTCAAAAATATATCAATAACGGTGATTATGGCGTAAATGCATCTGTTATTAATAACGGTGGTAGCTATCAATTGATGTTTACTTCAAAGCAACAAGGTTCGGCTGGTGAAGTTTCTATTTCTGGTCTAACTGAATTTGATACGGAAGGTTTAACAACCACTGCCGAAGCACAAGATGCTGTAATGGTGATTAATGGTTTATCGGTTAGTAATAGCTCAAATACCTTTGATGACGTTATAGAAGGGCTTTCGTTCAAGCTTAATTCTGTATCGATAGGGCAGACAAATACTGTTTCTATTTCTAATGATACTGAAGCCGCTGTAGAGAGCATTAAAAGTTTTGTTGATGTTTATAATCAACTTGATACCATTTTGGATGAAATAAGTAGTTATGACACTAGTGACTTAACTGATGAACAGTTAGATTCTGAAGAATATCAGTATTATGGTGATTTAGCAGGGAATAGTTCATTAAAGCAAGTCCGTTCGTCTATAACAGAGGCCCTTTCAGGGGCGATTGATGAAATTTCTGGTAACTATAATTCTTTGATTTCTATTGGTATTAAAAGGACGCTTGATGGTGAGTTAGAGTTAGATGAATCAGTGTTAAATGATATTGCGGTTAATAACTTTGAAGCATTATCAGGATTATTTGCTAAAGGCGGGAGTTCTGACGATGGACAAATTAACTTTTTGAGTAGTACAGAAAATACTATTACTGGTGGATATCAATTAGATATAACTCAGTTAGCTGAGCGAGCCAGTGTAACTGGAAATCTTGCTACGGTAAGTTCAGATGAACGTGTTTCAGGGGACCGTGTTACTGATCCGACGGCAGTTCTAAGTGTCGAATCAGGTGCAAGCCTTGATGTCACAATTGGAGGAGTGAATCAATCTATTGATTTATCTGCTTTAGCAAATACGTATTCTTCAAAAGATGAGGTCGCTCTCGCTATACAGGGTGCTTTAGACACTGCTTTTGGAGGAAGTGTTGCTACTTTTAATTATGACGTAAGCCAGTCTCGCTTTGAACTGAGTGCTAATGCTGGGCAAGGCGCTGTAGTGATTAATAGTGCAACTGGCTTATCTAATCAAGGTTTTGACATCGGAAAAACATATTCAGGCGAGGGTTTGATTACTTTGGGAGCTTCTTCTTTTGATATTAAAGTTGACGATGCAGAAGTGACATCTATCAATCTTGCTGGAGATCGCTATACCTTATCAGAGTTAGCTCGTGTGATGACAGAGTCCATTAACAACAACACAACGGTCAAAGAATCCGGTAACTCTGTGACCGTTTCAGAAAATGCTGGTGCTTTAACTATGGCTTCAAATCGATTTGGTGGTTTTTCTAAAGTTGAACTTACCAATATTTCAGCTTCTTTAGCAGATTCAGGTTTTTCCGCTGACATCAGTGACGCAGGACAAAGTGTTGATGGAACGATTACAACCGCATCCGGCACGTTAAATGTTGGAGCTTACGCAGACTCTTTAGATGGAAGAATTATTAATATTAGTGACTTTGCAATTATTAATGGTGAGGCTGCAGAAGTTAGAGGGTTAAAGTTTGAGGTGCTTGGTGGTCAATACGATGGCGGTGGAGCATTAATAACGGATCGTGGTGAATTGAATTTTGCAAAAGGTTTTGGTAGCCGTCTAGAAGATGCTATTACTGGATTTTTCGATGAAGATACAGGCATTATTGCAAGAAGGGTCGATAGCTTGAGCGAAAAGTTAGAAATATATAAAGAGAAAGCAACGGATCTTGATGCTCGTTATGAAAAATTAGAACTGAAATACCAAATGCAGTTTTCGATGTTACAGGCGCTATTATCGAGTTCAGAAGCAACAAGAAATCAATTAGCTGCACAGTTTAGTAATAACAATAATTAA
- the fliS gene encoding flagellar export chaperone FliS, which yields MNQLRQKQFAQKYASNYVETSVSEATPHKLVQMLYEGVIRHLKVSKVFMEQKNYEKKAFHLNKSLSIINGLKTGVDIENAGDVAANIYELYDYCYRTVFSASRDNDLSKIDEILTIFSDLDESWKQMPSEIKQATRSKIKTLAHQ from the coding sequence ATGAACCAATTAAGACAAAAGCAGTTCGCTCAAAAATATGCGAGTAATTACGTTGAAACATCTGTTTCGGAAGCGACTCCACATAAATTAGTACAAATGCTATATGAGGGAGTTATTAGGCATTTGAAAGTTTCAAAGGTATTTATGGAGCAAAAGAATTATGAAAAAAAGGCTTTTCATTTAAACAAGTCACTATCGATTATTAATGGATTGAAAACTGGTGTAGATATTGAAAATGCTGGAGATGTTGCAGCTAATATCTATGAATTGTATGACTACTGCTATAGAACAGTGTTTTCTGCTTCAAGAGACAATGACCTAAGTAAAATAGATGAAATTTTGACTATTTTTTCTGATTTAGATGAATCTTGGAAGCAGATGCCTTCAGAAATTAAGCAGGCGACTCGCTCTAAAATTAAAACGTTGGCTCATCAATAA